One region of Stigmatella erecta genomic DNA includes:
- a CDS encoding type VI secretion system baseplate subunit TssF has product MSDSSDRIYQDYLSELDALERFRQRFLESHPSVPLDREDPHVRRLIESMAFFAVQTRVATQHNLSSTWLRLFSSFFDFLLKPLPAVAMVQALPTEKMTETLVLPRGTELRLAPSHGAAGSFRTRRHLRLLPIAMRGTQVLRLDDGRYRLLVHFESAFPRRDPVGMFSLYVRHLDEYRPSLAVFHALRKHLQQLTVVYDAPAHESSQGMPCEYSFGDAPAELEDAGDFEHPLQRVRGFFQMPEQGLFLHVAVPSHRKEWSRFSLCLDLDKSWTVGRSTHPDFFQPFVVPVENLKAEPAQPISADGTRSEYTIRGMTAGRDLELHAVTGVYVLGRSGRTPMRPAFLPGEGPSYELEESLDEQMRPRHGLLVRLPEAFLEPQKLLVEALWYQPRFVSEATGKVTVSTPGRHVEGLKWQLVGRLEPHRDSALRNDVTGLTRLLSWKVKSTLDRNELAALLTYLGTPAEEPFHRVIPWIRELKATVAPDGALRGSGLLHVYELLLEPFDASAESLVACFLEQVQQLLEAWNGEASVVLRPTVAGGGAFPLKATS; this is encoded by the coding sequence GTGAGCGATTCCTCGGACCGGATCTACCAGGACTACCTGAGCGAATTGGATGCGCTGGAACGCTTCCGGCAGCGCTTCCTGGAGTCCCACCCCTCCGTGCCGCTGGACCGGGAGGATCCGCACGTGCGGCGCCTCATCGAGTCCATGGCCTTCTTCGCGGTGCAGACGCGGGTGGCCACGCAGCACAACCTGAGCTCGACGTGGCTGCGCCTGTTCTCCTCCTTCTTCGACTTCCTGCTGAAGCCGCTGCCGGCGGTGGCCATGGTGCAGGCGCTGCCCACGGAGAAGATGACGGAGACGCTGGTGCTCCCGCGGGGCACCGAGCTGCGGCTGGCGCCCTCGCATGGGGCGGCGGGGAGCTTCCGCACCCGGCGCCACCTGCGCCTGCTGCCCATCGCCATGCGGGGCACGCAGGTGCTGCGCCTGGACGACGGCCGCTACCGGCTGCTCGTGCACTTCGAGTCCGCCTTCCCCCGGAGAGACCCCGTGGGGATGTTCAGCCTGTACGTGCGCCACCTGGATGAGTACCGGCCCTCGCTGGCCGTCTTCCACGCGCTGCGCAAGCACCTCCAGCAGCTCACCGTGGTGTATGACGCCCCGGCCCATGAGTCCTCCCAGGGCATGCCGTGCGAGTACTCCTTCGGGGATGCGCCGGCCGAGCTGGAGGACGCGGGCGACTTCGAGCACCCCCTGCAGCGCGTGCGCGGCTTCTTCCAGATGCCCGAGCAGGGGCTCTTCCTCCACGTGGCGGTGCCCTCGCACCGCAAGGAGTGGAGCCGCTTCTCGCTGTGCCTGGACCTGGACAAGTCCTGGACGGTGGGGCGCTCCACCCACCCGGACTTCTTCCAGCCCTTCGTCGTGCCGGTGGAGAACCTCAAGGCCGAGCCCGCGCAGCCCATCTCCGCGGATGGCACCCGCTCGGAGTACACCATCCGCGGCATGACGGCCGGCCGGGATCTGGAGCTGCACGCCGTCACCGGCGTGTACGTGCTGGGCCGCTCGGGGCGCACGCCCATGCGCCCGGCCTTCCTGCCGGGGGAGGGGCCCAGCTACGAGCTGGAGGAGTCGCTCGATGAGCAGATGCGCCCGCGCCACGGCCTGCTGGTGCGCCTGCCCGAGGCGTTCCTCGAGCCGCAGAAGCTCCTGGTGGAAGCCCTCTGGTATCAGCCGCGCTTTGTCTCCGAGGCCACGGGCAAGGTGACGGTGTCCACGCCGGGCCGGCACGTGGAGGGGCTCAAGTGGCAGCTGGTGGGCCGGCTCGAGCCGCACCGGGACAGCGCGCTGCGCAACGACGTCACGGGGCTGACGCGGCTGCTGTCCTGGAAGGTGAAGTCCACGCTGGATCGCAACGAGCTTGCCGCGCTGTTGACCTACCTGGGCACCCCCGCCGAGGAGCCCTTCCACCGCGTCATTCCGTGGATCCGGGAGCTCAAGGCCACGGTGGCCCCGGACGGCGCGCTGCGCGGCTCGGGACTGTTGCACGTCTATGAATTGTTGCTGGAGCCATTCGATGCCAGCGCCGAGTCCCTGGTGGCCTGTTTCCTGGAGCAGGTGCAGCAGTTGCTGGAGGCCTGGAACGGTGAGGCGTCGGTGGTGCTGCGGCCCACGGTGGCGGGGGGCGGCGCCTTCCCGCTGAAAGCAACCTCATGA